From a single Capsicum annuum cultivar UCD-10X-F1 chromosome 12, UCD10Xv1.1, whole genome shotgun sequence genomic region:
- the LOC107872721 gene encoding uncharacterized protein LOC107872721 has protein sequence MDKSYKKEDFEYIMSKVAKVDQRVKEYLEKAGYEKWARCHSPVNRGRMMTSNIAECINGCLVEARKLPILGFLYEVRILFAAWNCKNNEIASYTNTTLGRRFEEILTYNGVKALRMTVKPTGSYLYCVYDSGRRYIVDIERGKCNCGRYQIDEIPCPHGIAVLKSKNVDVKDYGRYCAELYRTQTIVKTYELPIVPMPDKKDWNVPCFVDDEEVLPPKYRRPPGRPKKGRHLKSSESLS, from the exons ATGGATAAATCTTataaaaaagaagattttgaatatattatgtcAAAGGTTGCTAAGGTTGATCAAAGAGTTAAGGAATATCTGGAGAAAGCTGGGTATGAAAAATGGGCTAGGTGTCACTCACCAGTAAATAGAGGTAgaatgatgacttcaaatatagCCGAATGTATTAATGGTTGTTTGGTTGAGGCTAGAAAACTTCCTATTCTAGGTTTCCTATACGAAGTTAGAATCTTATTTGCTGCATGGAATTGTAAGAACAACGAAATTGCATCGTATACAAATACAACTCTTGGCAGAAGATTTGAAGAAATTCTAACTTATAATGGTGTTAAAGCTTTACGGATGACG GTTAAACCAACAGGGAGttatctttattgtgtttatgattCGGGACGGAGGTACATTGTAGATATTGAGCGTGGCAAGTGCAATTGTGGTCgatatcaaattgatgaaataccttgtccacatggaATTGCcgtattaaaaagtaaaaatgtaGATGTAAAGGATTATGGTCGTTATTGCGCTGAATTGTACAGGACACAAACCATAGTGAAGACATATGAACTCCCGATAGTTCCAATGCCAGACAAGAAGGACTGGAATGTTCCATGttttgttgatgatgaagaagTTTTGCCACCCAAATATCGAAGACCTCCTGGAAGGCCAAAAAAAGGAAGGCATCTAAAATCTAGTGAATCATTGTCTTAA